A single genomic interval of Streptomyces graminofaciens harbors:
- a CDS encoding organic hydroperoxide resistance protein has product MDALYTAVATATHGREGRAFTNDGKLDLDLALPVELGGNGQGTNPEQLFAAGYAACFASALGLVGRAAKTDVSEAAVTAEVGIGKQGEGFALKVTLRVELPDTVDEATGRKLVEQAHQVCPYSNATRNNIPVELVVE; this is encoded by the coding sequence ATGGACGCGCTGTACACCGCTGTCGCCACCGCCACCCACGGCCGCGAGGGCCGCGCCTTCACCAACGACGGCAAGCTGGACCTCGACCTGGCCCTCCCGGTGGAGCTCGGCGGCAACGGCCAGGGCACCAACCCGGAGCAGCTCTTCGCCGCCGGTTACGCGGCCTGTTTCGCCAGCGCCCTCGGCCTCGTCGGCCGCGCGGCGAAGACCGACGTCAGCGAGGCCGCGGTGACCGCCGAGGTCGGCATAGGCAAGCAGGGCGAGGGCTTCGCCCTCAAGGTCACGCTCCGCGTCGAGCTCCCCGACACGGTCGACGAGGCCACCGGCCGCAAGCTCGTCGAGCAGGCCCACCAGGTCTGCCCGTACTCCAACGCGACCCGCAACAACATCCCGGTGGAGCTGGTCGTCGAGTAA
- a CDS encoding MarR family winged helix-turn-helix transcriptional regulator produces the protein MTTSAAHPPEEVSGQIPGELSAEDFLRLDRQICFSLHAASRAFNGVYRVVLKELELTYPQYLVMLVLWEHGELPVKKLGEHLRLDSGTLSPLLKRLEAAGLVRRERSTRDERSVEVRLTHEGTTLRERALAVPRRIVAATGFDIDEIRELRTRLDRLTATLDSAVLDEPADHA, from the coding sequence ATGACCACGAGCGCCGCCCACCCACCGGAGGAAGTGTCCGGGCAGATCCCCGGAGAGCTGTCCGCCGAGGACTTCCTCCGTCTCGACCGACAGATCTGCTTCTCCCTGCACGCCGCGTCGCGCGCCTTCAACGGCGTGTACCGCGTGGTCCTCAAGGAGCTGGAGCTCACGTACCCGCAGTACCTGGTGATGCTGGTGCTGTGGGAGCACGGCGAGCTGCCGGTGAAGAAGCTGGGCGAGCATCTGCGGCTCGACTCGGGCACGCTGTCGCCGCTGCTGAAGCGCCTGGAGGCCGCCGGTCTCGTTCGGCGTGAGCGCAGCACCCGCGACGAGCGGTCGGTGGAGGTGCGACTGACCCACGAGGGCACAACCCTGCGTGAGCGCGCGCTGGCCGTACCGCGCCGGATCGTCGCCGCGACCGGCTTCGACATCGACGAGATCCGCGAGCTGCGCACCCGTCTGGACCGCCTGACGGCCACGCTGGACTCGGCGGTACTGGACGAGCCCGCCGACCACGCCTAG
- a CDS encoding glycosyltransferase 87 family protein has protein sequence MRPLTAAWLTTRALMLWLLAHNDLGPLGAGGVASEVHRLYARWHDVLSTGAYPSGDRLWQYPPGAGPVLLAPGMLPGLTYFEAFVGLTLATDAVITIALTRAGRRPGRSLAGAALWTGALPLLLFLPLVRYDVQVTAFAVIALLTFSRSTRACGAIAAVGALVKVWPALALIGIPRGRTTRQTWAAAAVTAAVLLGALTALFRDPFDFLRQQGGRGVQIESFGGTLLGLARRAGWPGVVRYRYGSMEFVGPYVSSVAAASLALTVLALGALLLWRLRARRWSPATPYDAALAAVLLFTVTSRVISPQYMVWLLGLAAVSLTSRHTTQRPVAALLVAATALSTVVYPFLYDEVVASTWTGCLLMLARNGLLAAAAGLSFARLWRATTTEPSPNSDISERNPDAIPTIFPTEPRSLL, from the coding sequence ATGAGACCTCTCACCGCCGCCTGGCTCACCACCCGTGCCCTGATGCTGTGGCTGCTCGCGCACAATGACCTCGGTCCGCTCGGCGCGGGCGGGGTCGCGAGTGAGGTGCACCGGCTGTACGCGCGCTGGCACGACGTCCTGTCGACCGGCGCGTACCCCTCGGGCGACCGCCTCTGGCAGTACCCGCCGGGCGCGGGCCCGGTGCTGCTCGCGCCCGGGATGCTGCCGGGCCTGACGTACTTCGAGGCCTTCGTCGGCCTCACCCTCGCCACCGACGCGGTGATCACGATCGCCCTCACGCGCGCGGGACGGCGCCCGGGCCGCAGCCTCGCCGGAGCGGCCCTGTGGACCGGGGCCCTGCCCCTGCTGCTGTTCCTCCCCCTCGTGCGCTACGACGTGCAGGTCACCGCCTTCGCCGTCATCGCCCTGTTGACGTTTTCGCGCTCCACGCGTGCGTGCGGGGCGATCGCGGCGGTCGGCGCCCTGGTGAAGGTGTGGCCCGCGCTGGCGCTCATCGGCATCCCGAGGGGGCGTACGACCCGGCAGACATGGGCGGCGGCGGCCGTCACGGCGGCCGTGCTGCTGGGCGCGCTCACCGCGCTGTTCAGGGATCCGTTCGACTTTCTGCGGCAGCAGGGCGGGCGGGGTGTGCAGATCGAGTCGTTCGGCGGCACGCTGCTGGGACTCGCACGGCGGGCGGGCTGGCCGGGCGTCGTGCGCTACCGGTACGGCTCCATGGAGTTCGTCGGCCCGTACGTGTCGTCGGTGGCCGCCGCCTCGCTCGCGCTCACCGTTCTCGCCCTCGGCGCGCTCCTGCTGTGGCGGCTGCGGGCCCGCCGCTGGTCGCCGGCGACCCCGTACGACGCCGCGCTCGCCGCCGTACTGCTCTTCACCGTGACCAGCCGGGTGATCAGCCCCCAGTACATGGTGTGGCTGCTCGGCCTGGCCGCCGTGTCCCTGACCTCGCGGCACACCACCCAGCGCCCGGTGGCCGCGCTGCTCGTCGCGGCGACGGCGCTCAGCACGGTCGTCTACCCGTTCCTGTACGACGAGGTCGTCGCCTCCACCTGGACCGGCTGTCTGCTGATGCTCGCCCGCAACGGGCTGCTGGCGGCCGCGGCGGGCCTGTCGTTCGCCCGGCTGTGGCGGGCCACCACGACCGAACCCTCACCGAACTCCGACATTTCCGAACGGAACCCCGACGCGATTCCCACTATCTTCCCCACAGAACCACGAAGTCTCCTTTAA
- a CDS encoding glycosyltransferase family A protein — MDLDHHHAQAHAHAHPHAQVGVVVIGFDDAAHVVDAVRSALAQGSAVREVIAVDDGSTDGSAELLERLAAEEPRLRVVRRHTNSGGCGTPRNDGLDAASAPYVMFLDSDDLLPPGAVDALLGAALAQDAPVASGLCLRRELPSGRETPWQPELYARRALVARPARRVRLVHDTLCVNKLYRADFLRAHGIRFPEGRFPYEDFVFTARVLAAGPRIALVPDPVYVWHVRRAATRLSISLDRSGIANWRARIEAHRLSYDILLGAGEKGLARATRARFLDHSLRMYARELELREDDYRRAWWGVTRKYLAMFDEPDFVPAPAPGRVVARVLLASEEPRDLARIKEIAARPARLTPPYARAGDGTPIWSPDLPEVELGHLLVRPVHLLPVAVDAELRPRARGASTLRLRLHELYGRMADAGPEAVEVEFRHREEGRAGFARTASLVADPEFDTWSAEVPVDLATLGDGTWDLRLRLRFKDGTHRDTTAHAVAGPGLLRRSALPSARHGVLLVQPYATHAGSLALRLAPGWRGLTDVVLRRLKRLLH; from the coding sequence ATGGATCTGGATCACCATCACGCACAGGCACACGCACACGCACACCCGCACGCACAGGTCGGCGTCGTCGTCATCGGGTTCGACGACGCCGCCCATGTCGTGGACGCGGTGCGTTCGGCACTCGCGCAGGGGTCCGCCGTGCGCGAGGTGATCGCGGTCGACGACGGCTCGACGGACGGCAGCGCGGAGCTGCTGGAACGGCTGGCCGCCGAGGAGCCGCGGCTGAGAGTGGTTCGGCGCCACACCAACAGCGGCGGCTGCGGCACCCCGCGCAACGACGGCCTGGACGCCGCCTCCGCCCCGTACGTGATGTTCCTGGACAGCGACGACCTGCTGCCGCCGGGTGCCGTGGACGCGCTGCTGGGCGCGGCCCTCGCGCAGGACGCGCCGGTCGCGTCCGGGCTGTGTCTGCGCCGGGAGCTGCCGTCGGGGCGCGAGACCCCCTGGCAGCCCGAGCTGTACGCGCGCCGGGCGCTCGTGGCCCGACCCGCGCGCCGGGTCCGGCTCGTGCACGACACCCTGTGCGTCAACAAGCTGTACCGCGCTGATTTCCTGCGCGCCCACGGCATCCGCTTCCCCGAGGGCCGCTTCCCGTACGAGGACTTCGTGTTCACCGCGCGCGTACTGGCCGCCGGCCCGCGCATCGCGCTCGTCCCCGACCCGGTGTACGTCTGGCACGTGCGCCGGGCGGCGACCCGGCTGTCCATCTCCCTCGACCGCTCCGGCATCGCCAACTGGCGGGCCCGGATCGAGGCCCACCGGCTGTCGTACGACATCCTGCTGGGCGCCGGCGAGAAGGGGCTCGCGCGGGCGACGCGCGCCCGCTTCCTCGACCACTCGCTGCGGATGTACGCGCGCGAGCTGGAGCTGCGGGAGGACGACTACCGGCGCGCGTGGTGGGGCGTCACGCGCAAGTACCTGGCGATGTTCGACGAGCCCGACTTCGTGCCGGCACCCGCCCCCGGGCGCGTCGTCGCCCGGGTCCTCCTCGCCTCCGAGGAACCACGCGACCTGGCCCGGATCAAGGAGATCGCGGCCCGCCCGGCCCGGCTGACCCCGCCGTACGCGCGCGCGGGCGACGGCACGCCGATCTGGTCGCCGGACCTGCCCGAGGTGGAGCTGGGCCACCTCCTCGTCCGGCCCGTGCACCTGCTGCCGGTCGCCGTCGACGCGGAACTGCGCCCCCGCGCGCGCGGGGCCTCGACCCTTCGGCTGCGTCTGCACGAGCTGTACGGGCGGATGGCGGACGCGGGCCCGGAGGCGGTGGAGGTGGAGTTCAGGCACCGGGAGGAGGGGCGGGCCGGGTTCGCCCGTACGGCGTCCTTGGTTGCCGACCCGGAGTTCGACACCTGGTCGGCCGAGGTCCCCGTGGACCTGGCGACGCTCGGCGACGGCACCTGGGACCTGAGGCTGCGGCTGCGCTTCAAGGACGGCACCCACCGGGACACCACCGCCCACGCGGTCGCCGGCCCAGGCCTGTTGCGCCGGAGCGCACTCCCGAGCGCGCGGCACGGCGTGCTCCTCGTACAGCCGTACGCGACCCATGCGGGCTCGCTCGCGCTGCGACTCGCGCCCGGTTGGCGAGGGTTGACCGATGTCGTACTCCGTCGTCTCAAACGCCTGCTTCACTGA
- the galE gene encoding UDP-glucose 4-epimerase GalE, translating to MTWLITGGAGYIGAHVVRAMLAAGEQAVVYDDLSTGIAERVPDGVPLVVGSTLDGEAVGRAIREHGVTGVVHLAAKKQVAESVELPLHYYRENVEGLRVLLSAVTDAGVASFVFSSSAAVYGMPDVDLVTEDTPCVPINPYGETKLAGEWLVRATGRATPGLSTASLRYFNVAGAASPELADAGVFNLVPMVFEKLTEGAAPRVFGDDYATPDGTGVRDYIHVVDLAEAHVATARRLREAPGTDLTLNIGREEGVSVRRMIDRIHAISGYDIEPVVVGRRPGDPARVVASADRVATELGWKARYGVDEMIASAWAGWVAAHGGGPGR from the coding sequence ATGACCTGGTTGATCACCGGTGGTGCCGGTTACATCGGGGCGCATGTGGTGCGCGCGATGCTCGCCGCGGGCGAACAGGCCGTCGTCTACGACGACCTGTCCACGGGGATCGCCGAGCGGGTGCCCGACGGGGTGCCGTTGGTCGTGGGTTCCACGCTGGACGGCGAGGCGGTGGGGCGCGCGATCCGGGAGCACGGTGTCACGGGCGTCGTCCATCTCGCGGCGAAGAAACAGGTCGCCGAGTCCGTCGAACTGCCGCTGCACTACTACCGGGAGAACGTCGAGGGCCTGCGCGTCCTGCTGTCGGCGGTCACGGACGCCGGGGTCGCGTCGTTCGTGTTCTCGTCCTCCGCCGCCGTGTACGGCATGCCGGATGTCGACCTGGTGACCGAGGACACACCGTGCGTGCCGATCAACCCGTACGGCGAGACGAAGCTGGCCGGCGAGTGGCTGGTCCGGGCGACGGGCCGGGCGACCCCGGGCCTGTCCACGGCCTCCCTGCGCTACTTCAACGTGGCGGGCGCGGCAAGCCCCGAGCTGGCCGACGCCGGGGTCTTCAACCTCGTACCGATGGTCTTCGAGAAGCTCACCGAGGGCGCCGCCCCGCGCGTCTTCGGCGACGACTACGCGACCCCCGACGGCACGGGTGTGCGGGACTACATCCACGTGGTCGACCTGGCCGAGGCCCATGTGGCGACCGCGCGCCGGCTGCGCGAGGCACCCGGCACGGATCTCACGCTCAACATCGGGCGCGAGGAGGGCGTCTCGGTGCGCCGGATGATCGACCGGATCCACGCGATCAGCGGGTACGACATCGAGCCGGTGGTCGTCGGCCGGCGGCCCGGCGACCCCGCGCGGGTCGTCGCCTCGGCGGACCGCGTCGCGACGGAGCTGGGCTGGAAGGCCCGGTACGGGGTGGACGAGATGATCGCGTCGGCGTGGGCGGGCTGGGTCGCGGCCCATGGCGGCGGGCCCGGCCGGTGA
- a CDS encoding DUF6507 family protein: MPAWDIDPIGVQATLKSTGEAGGDLEKAATSLVTNVSSAAESAGTAVPGGQFSGPMIGPVAAGTPRVPVGPVAAALSKYLSERQKKIAYMAQRTVDSVTGAANATNAYVTGDLDMAAKSQSNALKATVVTPPPGADGNGGQGGPK, translated from the coding sequence ATGCCGGCTTGGGACATCGATCCGATCGGCGTGCAGGCCACGCTCAAGTCCACGGGTGAAGCGGGTGGCGACCTGGAGAAGGCCGCCACCTCTCTGGTGACGAACGTGTCGAGCGCCGCCGAGTCGGCCGGTACGGCCGTGCCGGGCGGGCAGTTCAGCGGACCCATGATCGGCCCGGTCGCCGCCGGGACCCCGCGGGTGCCGGTGGGCCCGGTGGCCGCCGCGCTCAGCAAGTATCTGTCGGAGCGGCAGAAGAAGATCGCGTACATGGCGCAGCGGACCGTGGACTCGGTGACGGGCGCGGCCAACGCGACGAACGCGTATGTCACGGGCGACCTGGACATGGCCGCGAAGTCCCAGAGCAACGCACTCAAGGCGACGGTGGTGACGCCACCTCCGGGCGCGGACGGCAACGGCGGTCAGGGCGGCCCCAAGTGA
- a CDS encoding toxin-antitoxin system YwqK family antitoxin, translating to MTPVARIDIDDPEVDMDYGQRLLYRGQPFTGEVEERSGGVVISLDSYVDGVQDGPSREWYKDGTLRSEATVRQGRPVGIAREWHPDGTLASEQVFAENGLTMLQDFHWDENGQPTKTWRKDAE from the coding sequence ATGACTCCGGTAGCACGAATCGATATCGACGACCCCGAGGTCGATATGGATTACGGACAACGTCTGCTGTACCGGGGGCAGCCCTTCACCGGAGAGGTCGAAGAGCGCTCGGGCGGTGTTGTCATCAGCCTGGACTCCTACGTCGACGGCGTGCAGGACGGCCCCAGCCGCGAGTGGTACAAGGACGGCACACTTCGCTCCGAGGCGACGGTACGCCAGGGACGGCCGGTCGGAATCGCCAGAGAATGGCACCCCGACGGCACACTCGCCTCGGAACAAGTATTCGCCGAGAACGGCCTGACCATGTTGCAGGACTTTCACTGGGACGAGAACGGGCAGCCCACCAAGACCTGGCGCAAAGACGCCGAGTGA
- a CDS encoding toxin-antitoxin system YwqK family antitoxin, whose protein sequence is MTLPRIGAEDLEVDFDDGERLFYQGELFTGEVVEYQGSALVGLETYRDGITDGPVKQWFEDGTLRAEGNMRMGFPVGESRRWHPNGTLAAKRITTEDGHRPLAELEWDENGQQTRSWYAPGARQE, encoded by the coding sequence GTGACACTTCCGCGCATCGGCGCCGAAGACCTCGAGGTGGATTTCGACGACGGAGAGCGCCTCTTCTACCAGGGAGAGCTGTTCACCGGTGAGGTCGTCGAATACCAGGGCAGCGCGCTGGTCGGCCTGGAAACATATCGGGACGGAATTACGGACGGCCCGGTAAAGCAATGGTTCGAGGACGGGACCCTGCGAGCCGAAGGAAACATGCGCATGGGATTTCCGGTCGGGGAATCCCGGAGATGGCACCCCAACGGCACACTCGCGGCAAAGCGGATCACCACCGAGGACGGCCATCGACCGCTCGCGGAACTCGAGTGGGACGAGAACGGTCAGCAGACCCGCTCCTGGTACGCACCGGGAGCGCGGCAGGAGTAG
- a CDS encoding ADP-ribosylglycohydrolase family protein — protein MTALGAILGSAVGDALGAPFEFGPEGAFSARFPQPGHGGEMCGGGGWDPGEATDDTQMAVLVGESLVERGGLELPDVFRRFQRWAASSPKDIGLQTEDVLTNGEPWDLAAALHFQVNLRAAGNGALMRATTSAVYFAPDGRDATMDAGRRLSALTHGDAAAWEGTAVFHELVRVALDGGDPIAALPGTLDAVRDDHRARYAVVLAPDWHPDDATEFNGAVWPCLGSAVWALRTTDSYEGAVRAAIDLGGDTDTVAAVTGGLAGAVYGADAIPERWLEPLHIPLPGFADRLLRAAELSDLAQRLTRRAASTPPHDRPVDDFSGAYSADYDLGHDRAEL, from the coding sequence ATGACCGCCCTCGGCGCGATCCTCGGCTCCGCCGTCGGCGACGCCCTCGGCGCCCCCTTCGAGTTCGGCCCCGAAGGGGCGTTCTCCGCCCGCTTCCCGCAGCCCGGGCACGGCGGTGAGATGTGCGGAGGCGGCGGCTGGGACCCTGGCGAGGCCACCGACGACACGCAGATGGCCGTGCTCGTCGGGGAGTCGCTCGTCGAACGCGGCGGGCTCGAACTGCCCGACGTCTTCCGGCGATTCCAACGCTGGGCCGCCTCCTCCCCCAAGGACATCGGCCTCCAGACCGAGGACGTCCTCACCAACGGCGAACCCTGGGACCTCGCCGCCGCCCTCCACTTCCAGGTCAACCTCCGCGCCGCGGGCAACGGCGCGTTGATGCGGGCGACGACCTCCGCCGTGTACTTCGCGCCGGACGGGCGGGACGCCACCATGGACGCCGGGCGGCGGCTGTCCGCGCTCACGCACGGGGACGCTGCCGCGTGGGAGGGTACGGCCGTCTTCCACGAGCTGGTGCGGGTCGCGCTGGACGGGGGCGATCCGATCGCCGCCCTCCCCGGCACCCTGGACGCCGTACGGGACGATCACCGCGCCCGGTACGCCGTCGTCCTCGCCCCGGACTGGCACCCGGACGACGCCACCGAGTTCAACGGCGCCGTCTGGCCCTGCCTCGGCTCCGCCGTGTGGGCGCTGCGCACGACGGACTCGTACGAGGGCGCCGTACGGGCCGCCATCGACCTCGGCGGCGACACGGACACCGTCGCCGCGGTGACCGGCGGGCTCGCGGGGGCCGTGTACGGCGCCGACGCGATCCCGGAGCGGTGGCTGGAGCCGCTGCACATCCCCCTGCCGGGGTTCGCGGACCGGTTGCTGCGCGCCGCCGAACTCTCAGACCTCGCCCAGCGGCTGACTCGCCGAGCCGCGTCAACGCCACCGCACGACAGGCCAGTTGACGATTTCTCGGGCGCGTACTCGGCTGATTATGATCTTGGCCATGACCGTGCAGAACTCTGA
- a CDS encoding TetR/AcrR family transcriptional regulator → MTTNADARVDSTPPRRRAPAGAAVLREDVTEAIRAAVFEELAAVGYARMSIEGIARRAGVGKTAVYRRWRSKLHLVLDLVSAVAVQGLPAPDTGSLEGDLRLLYEVTSRALRHPVAGQIIPDLQAEAARNPEIAEAMQKALREGQQSVATGIVAAAVARGEVREGVDEDLALDVMFGPLYWRAVVVRSPKLPKGYLASLTRATAAGLRAL, encoded by the coding sequence ATGACGACGAACGCCGACGCCCGGGTGGACAGCACTCCGCCGCGCCGCAGGGCCCCCGCCGGGGCGGCCGTGCTGCGCGAGGACGTGACCGAGGCGATCCGGGCGGCGGTCTTCGAGGAACTGGCGGCCGTGGGCTACGCCCGGATGTCCATCGAGGGCATCGCGCGGCGTGCGGGTGTCGGCAAGACGGCGGTGTACCGCCGGTGGCGTTCCAAGCTGCACCTGGTCCTGGACCTGGTGTCGGCGGTGGCGGTACAGGGCCTGCCGGCGCCGGACACGGGTTCCTTGGAAGGGGACCTCAGGCTGCTGTACGAGGTCACGTCCCGCGCCCTGCGCCACCCGGTGGCGGGCCAGATCATCCCCGACCTTCAGGCGGAGGCCGCCCGCAATCCCGAGATCGCCGAGGCCATGCAGAAGGCGTTGCGGGAGGGCCAGCAGAGCGTGGCGACGGGCATCGTGGCGGCGGCGGTGGCGCGCGGCGAGGTCCGGGAGGGCGTGGACGAGGACCTGGCCCTGGACGTGATGTTCGGGCCGCTGTACTGGCGCGCGGTGGTGGTGCGGTCGCCGAAGCTGCCGAAGGGGTATCTGGCGAGTCTGACCAGGGCTACGGCGGCGGGGTTGCGGGCGCTCTAG
- a CDS encoding ABC transporter permease: protein MSQVLHTPPPTTRDAQPPAEPPSESPAQLAARYGLSVSGARPTLRQYVRQLWARRHFITAFATAKLTAQYSQAKLGQVWQIANPLLNAAVYYLIFGLLMGTKKGVPDYVPFLVTGVFVWTFTQSSIMAGTRAISGSLGLVRALHFPRASLPLSYCLQQLQQLLFSMAALVVILLAFGVPVAPSWLLIVPALALQFVFNAGVAMVMARIGAKTPDISQLMPFVLRTWMYASGVMFSMDHILAGRDMPRVVPLLLQCNPAAVYIDLMRFALIDSFHASQLPPHVWAVATGWALLAGVGGFIYFWKAEETYGRG from the coding sequence GTGAGCCAGGTCCTCCACACACCGCCACCGACCACGCGCGACGCCCAGCCCCCCGCCGAGCCTCCCTCCGAGTCCCCGGCGCAGCTGGCCGCGCGGTACGGCCTCAGCGTCAGCGGGGCCCGGCCCACCTTGCGCCAGTACGTACGGCAGCTGTGGGCCCGGCGGCACTTCATCACCGCCTTCGCCACGGCGAAGCTCACCGCGCAGTACAGCCAGGCCAAGCTCGGGCAGGTCTGGCAGATCGCGAACCCGCTGCTCAACGCGGCGGTCTACTACCTGATCTTCGGTCTGCTCATGGGCACCAAGAAGGGCGTCCCGGACTACGTCCCGTTCCTCGTGACCGGCGTGTTCGTGTGGACCTTCACGCAGAGCTCGATCATGGCGGGCACCCGGGCCATCTCCGGCAGCCTCGGCCTCGTCCGCGCCCTGCACTTCCCGCGGGCCTCGCTCCCCCTCTCGTACTGTCTGCAGCAGCTCCAGCAGCTGCTGTTCTCCATGGCCGCGCTGGTCGTGATCCTGCTCGCCTTCGGGGTGCCGGTCGCGCCGTCCTGGCTGCTGATCGTGCCCGCGCTCGCGCTGCAGTTCGTGTTCAACGCCGGGGTCGCGATGGTCATGGCGCGCATCGGCGCCAAGACCCCCGACATCTCTCAGCTGATGCCGTTCGTGCTGCGTACGTGGATGTACGCGTCGGGCGTGATGTTCAGCATGGACCACATCCTCGCCGGCCGGGACATGCCCCGCGTCGTGCCCCTGCTGCTTCAGTGCAACCCGGCGGCCGTCTACATCGACCTCATGCGGTTCGCGCTGATCGACAGCTTCCACGCGAGCCAGCTGCCGCCGCACGTGTGGGCGGTCGCCACGGGCTGGGCGCTCCTCGCGGGCGTCGGCGGGTTCATCTACTTCTGGAAGGCTGAGGAGACGTACGGCCGTGGCTGA
- a CDS encoding ABC transporter ATP-binding protein — translation MADIDTITVPQQRGTITDLVPTVVVDSVDIVYRVNGTGAGRGTATAALNRILRRKQTEKAAGVRKVHAVRNVSFTAYRGEAIGLIGTNGSGKSTLLKAVAGLLPVENGHIYTDGQPSLLGVNAALMNDLTGERNVHLGGLAMGMSREQVKERYREIVDFSGINEKGDFVTLPMRTYSSGMAARLRFSIAAAKDHDVLLIDEALATGDRSFQKRSEARIRELRKHAGTVFLVSHNNKSIRDTCDRVLWLERGELRMDGATDEVLKEYENFTGGKK, via the coding sequence GTGGCTGACATCGACACCATCACCGTCCCGCAGCAGCGGGGAACCATCACCGACCTCGTCCCCACCGTCGTCGTGGACTCCGTCGACATCGTCTACCGCGTCAACGGCACGGGCGCCGGGCGCGGTACCGCCACCGCCGCGCTCAACCGCATACTGCGGCGCAAGCAGACCGAGAAGGCCGCCGGTGTGCGCAAGGTGCACGCAGTACGGAACGTCTCGTTCACCGCGTACCGGGGTGAGGCCATCGGGCTCATCGGCACCAACGGCTCCGGCAAGTCGACGCTCCTCAAGGCCGTGGCCGGGCTGCTGCCCGTCGAGAACGGCCACATCTACACGGACGGCCAGCCGTCCCTCCTCGGCGTCAACGCGGCCCTCATGAACGACCTCACCGGCGAACGCAACGTCCACCTCGGCGGGCTCGCCATGGGCATGTCCCGCGAGCAGGTCAAGGAGCGGTACCGGGAGATCGTCGACTTCTCCGGCATCAACGAGAAAGGGGACTTCGTCACGCTGCCGATGCGGACGTACTCCTCCGGGATGGCGGCGCGGCTGCGGTTCTCCATCGCCGCGGCCAAGGACCACGACGTGCTGCTGATCGACGAGGCCCTCGCGACCGGCGACCGCTCCTTCCAGAAGCGCTCTGAGGCCAGGATCAGGGAGCTGCGGAAGCACGCGGGCACGGTCTTCCTCGTCAGCCACAACAACAAGTCGATCCGGGACACATGTGATCGGGTGCTGTGGCTGGAGCGGGGGGAGCTGCGGATGGACGGGGCCACGGACGAGGTGCTGAAGGAGTACGAGAACTTCACCGGCGGGAAGAAGTAG
- a CDS encoding glycosyltransferase — translation MSGDRDIFFVSNSVDELGGVTSWSHQMARLFGKRGHRVHVIGITPPEISQELGELPYPTTTLYEGQPPRPGRAREASRREKGAVLTALFQGARPGGVVIVTQVWAMEWVKAADTSGLTVIGMSHESYERSRLSSRFQRVLRHYRDAHVDRMLVLTREDADLWIGEGLNNTSFMPNPLPFVPELPSPRTEKAVVSIGRLHDHKGVDMLLDTWSEVAPRHPDWTLRIYGSGEDEEVLRKQCTALGLDDSVEWMGRTGDVPGALRGASVFVLSSRGEGFPLALMEAMATGVPCAAFDCAPGVHEIVHDGEDGLLAAPGNTGELARKLDVLMSDKGLRDRMGEAARENILRYGEKEIVGRWEALFTFLER, via the coding sequence GTGAGCGGTGACCGGGACATCTTCTTCGTCTCCAACAGCGTCGACGAGCTGGGCGGTGTGACGAGCTGGTCGCACCAGATGGCGAGGCTGTTCGGCAAGCGGGGCCACCGGGTCCACGTCATAGGCATCACGCCCCCGGAGATATCCCAGGAGCTGGGCGAACTCCCGTACCCCACGACTACGTTGTACGAGGGCCAGCCGCCGCGCCCCGGCCGCGCGCGCGAGGCGAGCAGGCGCGAGAAGGGGGCCGTCCTGACGGCTCTCTTCCAAGGCGCCCGCCCCGGCGGAGTCGTCATCGTCACCCAGGTGTGGGCGATGGAGTGGGTGAAGGCGGCGGACACGTCCGGGCTGACGGTCATCGGCATGAGCCACGAGTCGTACGAGCGCTCCAGGCTGTCCTCGCGCTTCCAGCGGGTCCTGAGGCACTACCGGGACGCGCACGTCGACCGCATGCTCGTCCTCACCCGCGAGGACGCGGACCTCTGGATCGGCGAGGGCCTCAACAACACGTCCTTCATGCCGAACCCCCTGCCCTTCGTCCCGGAGCTGCCGTCCCCGCGCACCGAGAAGGCGGTCGTCAGCATCGGCCGGCTGCACGACCACAAGGGCGTCGACATGCTCCTCGACACCTGGTCGGAGGTCGCGCCCCGGCACCCCGACTGGACCCTGAGGATCTACGGCTCGGGCGAGGACGAGGAGGTGCTGCGCAAGCAGTGCACGGCCCTCGGTCTGGACGACTCGGTGGAGTGGATGGGCCGCACCGGCGATGTGCCGGGCGCGCTGCGCGGCGCCTCGGTCTTCGTCCTGTCGTCGAGGGGCGAGGGCTTCCCGCTGGCCCTGATGGAAGCGATGGCGACGGGCGTCCCCTGCGCCGCGTTCGACTGCGCGCCGGGCGTCCACGAGATAGTCCACGACGGCGAGGACGGCCTCCTCGCCGCCCCCGGCAACACCGGCGAACTGGCCCGCAAACTGGACGTGTTGATGTCCGACAAGGGGCTCAGGGACCGGATGGGGGAGGCGGCGAGGGAGAACATCCTCAGGTACGGGGAGAAGGAGATCGTGGGGCGGTGGGAGGCGTTGTTCACCTTCCTGGAGAGGTGA